From Curtobacterium sp. MCBA15_012:
CCACGACCCCGAGAAGTGAGCACGACCGACCGACCGGGCCCGGCCCGGCACCGTGCCCGGGCCGCGATCGGGCAGGATGGACCCGTGGACGACTCCGGCATGCCCCGTTTCCGTCGCGTCTGGTCGACGATCCAGGTCGGCGTGCTCGCCGCGGCCGTCGTCTTCTGCGTCGTGATGCTCGTGATCGGCCAGGGCAAGCTCGACCGCGTGTACGCCGTCGCCGCGGTGTTCTTCGGCCTGGCCCTGGTCGGGCACGCGACGTACCTCTGGCTGCTGGCGCGGTCGCGCCGCTGAGGCGGCCGTCCGGATCCCGCCGCTGAGGCGGCCGTCCGGGTCGCTCCGGATCGCCGGCCGCGCGGATCCCGCCGCTGCGGCGGCGGTCAGCCGCCGTCGGCCGTCCTGTGGGCGGGTCCGGTCGTGTGGTCCACGTGACCGCGAGACGGACGGGAGGCCCGTGGCGGCGTCGCCACGGGCCTCCCGTCCGTCCCGTGCCGGGCCGGACCGTCCTGCTAGGCGAGCTGCGAGACGCGTACCCAGTCGACGAGCATCTGCTGCGGGAACCGGGTCGTCGCGTCGGGCGACCCCGGCCACGTGCCGCCGACGGCGACGTTGAGGAGCACGAAGAACGGCTTGTCGAACACCCACGGGTTCGCGCCGACGTCGGCACGGGTGACCGTCCGCTGCGCGACCCCGTCCACCAGCCACGTGATCGAACCCGGGCGCCAGTCGACACCGAAGACGTGGAAGTCGTCGGCGAAGGCCGCGCCGGTCGGGTTCGTGTACGCGGCCGACAGGCCGGAGGCGCCGGAGTAGCCGGGGCCGTGCACGGTCGCGTGGACGACCGTCGGCTCGTACCCGACGTTCTCCATCACGTCGATCTCACCGCAGGCCGGCCAGCCGACCTGGCCGATGTCGGCGCCGAGCATCCAGAACGCCGGCCAGATGCCCTGCCCGCGCGGGATGCGGATGCGGGCCTCGACCCGGCCGTACTGGGCGGTGAAGGTGCTCTCGGTCTTCAGCCGGGCGGAGGTGTACGACCCGTCGGCCTCCCGGATCGCCGTGATGACGAGGTTGCCGTTGCCGTCGAGGGCGGCGTTCCGGCGGGAGTCCGTGTAGGTCTCGAGCTCCGCGTTGCCCCAGCCGCCGGCGCCGGTGTCGAAGCGCCAGATGCCGGGGTTCGGGGCGGTCCCGGCGGGGCCGTTGAACTCGTCGGCGGCGAGGAGCGCGGTGGTGGTGCCGGCCGTCGGCGTCGTGCTCGTGGTCCGACGGGTCGCGGCGGACGCGCTGTCGGTCGCGAGGAACGCGGAGCCGGCCACGGCCGCGGTGGCACCGCCGGCGAGGCCGAGGGTCAGGAAGCGACGGCGGTCGAGCGCGTCGTGGTGCTGGGGCATGGGGTGGTCCCTGTGCTGGACCGGACGGGTGCTCCGGCGGGTGTGGGTGGGGGGCTGGAGGATCTTGTCCCCTCCGAGCCCGGTGCGCCAGTCCGTGTTCGGGGGGCACCCGGACGAGGGAGGTCGGCGTGCCGCTGCGCCTCGCGGCCGGCCGGGGATGCGTGGTGCCGGGGCTGCACCGTCCGGCGTGTCGCGGGTCCGGTCCGGCTGCGCTTTCCGGCCCCGCGCGGAGGCCGAGCGACGTCTCGCGTCACGCTGCGTCGGGCGGTGTCGGGCTGTGTCGGCCTGCGTCGGGCGGTGTCAGGGGCGGTAGCCGACGCACAGGACGGTCACGTCGTCCGGGTGGTCACCGGCGTGGGCGAGCTCGGCGATGCCGTCGACGATCTGCTGCGGGTGCTGCCGTTCCGCGACCCAGGCCTCGAAGCGCTCGACCGCGTCGAGGTCGCCGCCGAACAGGTCGAGCACGCCGTCGCTCACCGCCACGACGACGTCGCCGGGCTCCAGGTCGGTCTGGTCGGCGGTCCACTCGGTGCCGACGCCGATCGGCAGGTGCGCCGCGCGCAGGGGGTGGACGGTGCCGTCGGCCCGGCGGAGCACGGCGAGCCCGTGTCCGGCGTCGACCCACCGCGCCCGGCCGTCCCGGGCGACGCGGAAGTGGAAGCAGGTGGTGAACTGCCCGCTCGTCAGGTCGGAGACGCCGGTCGCCAGCCCCGTGGCAGCGCGACGGACCGCGACGGCCGGGTCGGACTCGTCGACGGTGCTGCGGATGAGGGAGCGCACCGCGGCGGCGATCATGCCCGCGCCGACGCCCTTGCCCATCACGTCGCCGAGGGTGAACGCTGCACCGTCGGCGGTGGGGAACCAGTCGTAGAAGTCGCCGCCGACGGTCCGGGCCGGGATGCAGACCCCGACGGCGCGGAACTCGTCGGGCAGCCCGGCGGCGGTCGTCGGGAGCAGGGACTGCTGCACGAGCGCCGCGCGACCGATCTCGCCCTCGGCGATCCGGCGGCGGCGCTGCGCGGTGTCGAGCTGCAGCCCGGACAGGCGTGCGAGCTCGTTCGTGACCGCTGCCGCGGCGGCGTAGACGAGCAGGGCGAGCACGAGTCGGACGAGTTCGCTCGGCTGCGGGGTCCGCGGCGCGATCGCGTAGGACAGCATGAGCGTCGCGGCCGTCCCGACCAGGGGGTACACCACGTGCTGCCGGCCCGGGTTCGTCGCCATCCAGATCACCGGGAGCACGACGATCGCCAGGAACACCGACCGAGCGTCGCCCGTGCCGTAGCGGAGGAGTCCGATCGCCAGGAAGTCGAGTGCGGGGACGAGCAGTTCGAGACGGGTGACCGCGGGCCACCGTGCCATCGCCCCCGCGGCGACCAGCCCGACGAGCGCGAGGCCGACGCCGGACCACATGGCACGCGCGTCGGTGACGTCGAGTCCCTGCACGACCGTGCTCGTCACCGCGGCGGCGACGATGAGGACCGCGACCACGGTCTGCTTCGCGAGCGGGTGCCACGACGCGCGCAGGGCGCTCAGGACGATCGGCCCCGTGTCGTCCCGGACGGACGCCGTCCACGTGGGGGAGGCGTGGCTGCCGGTGGTGCTCGTCACGCGCCCGAGTCAATCGGGTCGAGCATCACTCGGCAAGTCCGCGTTCAGGGGTGTCGCGCAGGTTGGACTGGTATCGGCGACGTTGGACGACGGGCGTCGCCCGGTCGTGCGCGGGGCGTCGCGCGTTCACACGAAGGACGTGGCGGGTCCGCACGCGGGGCGTCGCGGCATCGCCCAGGGGCGTCGCCGGGTCAGACGCCGAGGCGGAGCAGCAGGGGCCCGAGGAGGCCGACGACCCAAACGAGCACCATCACGAGCGCCCCGCCGACGATGAACCGACGGCGCCGACGCAGGCGCGGACTGCGGTCGTCGTCGCCCCACATCTGCGCCCGCACGAGCGTGCGGTTCGCCTGCTCGACGACCTTGCGCACCTCGGGGTCGTCGAGCGGGAGCGCCCCGGACCGGGCGTGTTCCGCGATCGCCGTCGCTTCGGCGACGGTCAGCTCGTCCTTCGGCATGGGGCCATCGTCCCACCCCGTGCCGTGCGGCGGCCAGGAGCCCTGACGGGTTCAGCGGGTCGGGCCGCCCTCGGCCCGCAGGCGAGCGAGTTCCTCGGCCAGGAGCTCGCGTGCCCACCCGACGTCGTCCTGCCGGGGACGGTGCGCCAGGTGCAGGGCGAGCCCGTCGAGGAGGGCGTGGAGCCGCGCGACCCGGCGCTCGGTCGGGGCCGGTGCTCCGCTCCCGGTCCCGGACGGGTTCAGCAGTGCGAGGAGCGACGCGCACGCGGACCGCACCGCGCGGTCGGCCTCGTCCCACGCCGCACGCACCCCGGGATCGGTCAGGGCGACGGACCCGAGGGTGAGGAACACCTCGGTCTCGGTACGGCGCTCGTCGTCGAGCGGCAGCAGCTGCTCGAGGCACCGGGAGACGAGGGGGACCGGGTCGACCTCGGGCGCGGGCAGGGAGGGGTCTGCGAACACCGCGTCCATGCGCTCCTGGACCCGTGCGGCCACGCGCCGGAGGCAGGCCACGCGCAGGGCGTCCTGGGTCGGGTAGGCGCGGCGCAGCGAGGCGGTCGCGATGCCCGCCTCCTCGGCGACGTTCCGGACCGAGAACGCCACGAGCCCGTCGCGCGTGAGGACCCGCCAGGCTGCGTCGCCGATCTGCCGGTCGCGTTCGTCGTGGTCGATCAGGCGGGGCACGTGCCGATCGTACACAGTCGTACTAGCATCGCCGTTGTGAACACAGTCGTACTCAATCGGTCCTCCGGTACCCAGGGGTTCCCGTGCTGATCGCCGTCATCGTCGCCTGCGAAGCGGGTTTCTGGGTGGCGGTGCTCGGCGGCCTGGTCCTCCGGTACGTCGTCGGACTCCGCCGGACCGGAGCGGTCCTGCTCGCCCTCGGGCCCGTCCTCGACGTCGTCCTGCTCGCGGTGACCGCACTCGACCTCGCCCGCGGAGGGACGGCCGACTGGATGCACGGTCTCGCCGCGCTGTACGTCGGCGTCTCCCTCGCGCACGGGCGCCGCATGGTCGCCTGGGCCGACGCGCGCTTCGCCCACCGGCGGACGGGGCGTCCGCTCCCGGAGCGCAGGACCGGGTGGGCGTACACCCGTGCGTGCTGGGCCGACGTGCTCCGGACCGGCCTCGGCGTCGTCGTCGCGGCCGGCGTCATCGGAGCGTTCGTGCTCGCGTTCGGTACCGGGGAGCGCACGGCAGCCCTCGTCGCGTGGCTCCCGGTCCTCGCGGTCGTGCTCGGCGTCGAACTCCTGTGGGCCGTCAGCTCCACGGTGTGGCCGAAGCGCGCACGCTGACGGTGCCCGGTCGTCGCGACACCCGACGACCGCGCACGATGCCGGAGCGCGGTCGTGACGACCCCGCCCGGCTCGTGCGCTCGCCGCGGCCGTCGCCCGTCGCCCGTCGACGTCGGGTGTCCGGTGGACGACCCGCTGGACGGCACCGCAGGCCGCACCGGGTACCGATGGGGACATGGCACATCGGTTCCGCGGGAAGATCGTCGTCGTCACCGGAGCATCGAGCGGCATCGGGAGGGCCGCCGCGCACGAGTTCGCGCGGCAGGGCGCGACCCTCGTCCTCGCCGCTCGCGGCAGGGAGAGCCTCGAGGCGGCGGCGCAGGAGTGCCGCGACCTCGGTGCCGAGGCGGTGGCGATCCCGACCGACGTCGCCGACGAACACCAGGTCCGTGACCTCGTCGCCACGACGACCACGCGCTTCGGCCGCATCGACGTCTTCGTCGGCAACGCCGCCCTGTTCGTGTACGGCCTGTTCGAGCAGACCCCCGTCGAGGCCTTCAAGCGGGTCGTCGACACGAACCTGCACGGGCACGTGCACGCCGTGAAGGCGCTCCTGCCGCACTGGAAGCAGCGCGGCGAGGGCACCTACGTGCTCGTCGGCTCAATCCAGTCGCTGCTGTCCGCGCCGTACCAGTCGGCGTACGTGACGAGCAAGCACGCAGCCCTCGGCCTGATGGACGTGCTCGCCGACGAGCACCAGGGCACCCGGATCCGCTTCGGCGCGGTGCTGCCGTCGACGATCGACACCCCGATCTACCAGAACGGCGCCAACTACACCGAGAAGGCGTCGCACCCGCTGCCGCCGACCGTGTCGGTCGAGCGCGCCGCGAAGGCCGTCGTCCGCCAGGCGCTGCACCCGAAGCGCAACCGCTACGTCGGACGCCTGCAGGCGGCGCTCGTCCCCGCCGAGTTCATCGTCCCCGGGATCTTCCACCGGATCACCCGTCCCGCTGTCGAGGTGTTCGCGCTCCGCGGTCGCCAGGCGCCCACCGACGGCAACCTCTACGCGCCCGCCGACCACGCGAACGCGACCGACGGTGGCTGGGTCGCGAAGCGCCGCCGCGTCACCCGCCCGCTCCTGTGGGCGGGCATCGCCGCGGTGGTGGGCACGGTCGTGCTCGGCCGCTCGCGTCGCTGACGCACTACCGGACGGACGGGAGGCGCGGCACCGGTCGGTGCCGCGCCTCCCGTCCGTCACCCGGTCGCGTCACGGACGCGGCCCACCGGACCGGGTCGGCCCGTGCCCGGCCGTCGCGACCGGGCGTCCCGTCAGGCCGCGCGCTCGACGCGCGGGCCGTCGAGCACCGCGGCCACCGCCTCGATCTCGACCAGTTGGTCGTCGTAGCCGAGGACGGTGACGCCGAGCAGCGTGCTCGGCACGTCGTGCTCCCCGAAGGCGTCGCGGACGACCTGCCACGCGGCGACGAGGTCGGCCTGCCGCGTCGAGGCCACGAGCACCCGGGTCGAGACGACGTCCTCGAGGGCGGCGCCGGCGTCCGCGAGCGCCTGGCGCAGGTTCGCGACGCAGGCGGCGGCCTGCCCGGCGTGGTCGCCGACGGCGACCGTGCGGCCGTCCGCGTCGAGTGGGCAGGCCCCCGCCAGGAAGACGAGCCGCGCATCGGCCGGTGCGGTCGCGGCGTAGGCGTACTCGGCGACCGAGCTGAGGGACGAGGACCGGATGAGCTGCACAGCGCTGACCATGACGCCATCCTCCCCGAGGCCGGCACCTCCGGCTCGGGTCAGGGGTCGAGGCGGGTCCAGCCGCTCAGCGCCCGCCAGGTGCGCGGGTCGAACGTGAACACGCTGCCCATGCCCGGCTGGTCCAGGCGCCGCGAGACGGGCTCGCCCCGCAGGTCGGCGAGGAGCAGCGCCCCGACAGCGCCGTGGGCCACCACGGTGACGTCCGTGCCCCGACCGGCGGCGGCGGTGAGGTCGCGGACCGCCCCGACGATCCGGCGCTGCGCGTCGACCGCCCGCTCCCACCCTCGCACCGACTCCTCGGGCCGCGCGAAGAACGCGTCGACCACCGGTTCGAACGCCTCGGGAGGCAGGTAGCCGGTCGCGCTCCGGTCGATCTCGCCGAGCCGCGCGTCCTGCTCCGGCACCACACCGACCGCCGCGCCGAGGACGGCCGCGGTCTCGACGGCCTTGCGCTCGGTGCTCGAGACGATCCGGCGCACCCCGGGTGCCCACGCGACGCGGTGCGCGCCGGACGCCCGGGCGCGGCCGGAGTCCGACAGTCCCCAGGACTCGATCGGGACCGCGGGGTCGACGACGACCTCGGCGTGGGTCAGGAAGAACGACGGCACCGGCACAGCCTGGCAGACCCGTCCCGCCACCACGGCAGGGGTCGGTCGTATGGTGTGCTCGTGGAGTTCCCGGGGGAGGCGGACGGCGCGCGTGACGCGTCGACCTCTCCGGGGTCACCCCGGGGCACGCAGGACCAGCAGGACCACACGCCCCGAGAGGCGCGGCGCGCTCCGCGCACCAGCCCTCACGGAGGCACCGACAGGTCCCCCGGGAACCCCACGCACGCACCGCTCCCGGTCGTGGCGCAGGCGCTCGCCGACGCCTTCCTCGCCGCCGACGACTGGAGCCGCGACGCGCTGACCGCCGCCGGGTACGACGTGCTCGGGGTGGAGCGGACGTACGTCGGTGTCGCGGTCGGGACGGCGCTCGACGCGTACCCACGGCCGCCCGTCGACGCGCCCCGGCAGCTCGCCGCGGTGCTCGCGACCGCCCCGCGCCTCGTCCGCCTCCACGACAGCCGCGGACCACGACGGCCCGTCCGGGTCCTGGCCCGGCAGGCCACCGCCGTGCGGGCGCGCCCGGTGACGGACAGCCCGCTGCTCGTCGACACGCTGCCCGAGCTCGCCCGAGCGCTCGACCTGACGGTGGGGCGGTTGCTCTGGCTCGCCGACACCCGCGGGTGGAACCGCCGTCCGGGTGCGTCGAGTCCGCTCCACCACGTCCGGCACGAGTGGGTCGCGCGGCCCGGGCGGACCCCGAGGCTCCTCGAGAAGCCGATGGCGATGCTCCGGCGCACCCAGCGGACCGTCCTCGACGACCTGCTCGCGGCGCTGCCGGTCCACGACGCAGCGCACGGCTTCGTGCCCGGGCGCAGCGTCGTCACCGGTGCCGCCGGGCACGTCGGACGCCGGGTCGTCCTGACCGCCGACCTCACGTCGTTCTTCGCCACGGTCCGAGCGCCGACCGTGTACGGCGTGTTCCGCGCCGCGGGGTACGCCGAGCCGCTGGCGCACGTCCTCACCGGGCTCTGCACGCACCGGGTCCCGGTCCACGTCCTCACGGCGATGCCGCCGGGTGGGAGCATCGACGAGCGTCGGGCGCTCCGGGACGCCCTCGTCGAGGCGCACCTGCCCCAGGGAGCCCCGACGTCGCCGGCGCTCGCCAACCTGGCCCTCCGACACCTCGACGCCCGACTGGCCGGGTGGGCGACCGCAGCGGGGGCGACGTACACGCGGTACGCCGACGACCTGACCTTCAGCGGCGACGACCGCCTCGCTGCCCGCGCCGACGCGTTCCTCCGCGGTGTCGAGCGGATCGTCGCCGACCAGGGCCACACGCTGAACCCCCGGAAGACCCGGGTCCGGCCCGCCGGGGTGCGGCAGTCGGTCACCGGTGTGGTCGTGAACGAGCGCACCGCACCCGGCCGCCGCGAGGTCGACCGTCTCAAGGCCGTGCTGCACAACTGCGTCGTGCACGGTCCGGCGTCGCAGGACCGCGCGGGGCACGCGGACTTCCGGGCGCACCTGCTCGGCCGGATCGGCTGGGTCGGTCAGGTGCACCCGGACCGGGCAGCGAAGCTCCGGGCGCTGTTCGCCCGGATCGAGTGGTGAGACGAGCCCCAGCGCACGGAACCACCCGGTAGCGGCGCTCGTCCGAGCGCCGACCCCGGACCGCGCCCCTGGCCCCGCACCGGTGTGCTCGCTACCGTGACGCCATGACAGCGCACCGCGTGACCGCACCGCAGCCGCCGGCGGACGGCACGAAGCCGAAGGGGCCGGCGTCGTACTTCCCGAGCATCGAGAAGACCTCCGGCCGTCCGGTCCAGGAGTGGCTCGACCTCGTGGCCGACCGGCTCGACACCCACCGGCACATGGAGGTCGTGACCTGGCTCAAGGAGGAGCACGGCCTCGGGCACGGCCACGCGAACGCCCTCGTCGCCTACGTGCGGCACGCGCTCGCCTGACCCCGGGACAGCGCCGCACGTCACACGACGCAACGCACGGTCACGTGCCGCAACACCCGCCGACGCGGGCCGGGGCGCGTCGTAGCGTCACCGCATGACCGACTACCTCGACCGCGAGCGGGACAAGACCTTCACCCGGGTCTACAAGCAGCAGACCCCGGACATCCTGCAGGCCTTCGTGCAGTTCGACGCCGCGGTGTTCCAGCCCGAGGGGCGCGCGATCCCACTGCGGTACCGGGAGCTCATCGCGCTCGCGGTGGGGATCACCACGCAGTGCGTGTACTGCATCGACGCGCACAGCCAGCGCGCGGTGGCCGCCGGCGCGACGGAGGCCGAGCTCGCCGAGGCCGCCTGGGTCGCGACCGCCATCCGCGCCGGCGGTGGCTTCGCCCACGGGCGACTCGGCTTCAAGTTCGGCGCCGACGCCACCCCGCCCGAGCACGCCTCGCAGCCGCAGACGCAGGGCCAGCCCGAGCCGCACGACCACGGCGCGAGCCAGCCGCACCAGGGGACGAACCCGTGAGCACGCGCCCCGTCCTGGTGACCGCACTGCAGGGCGCCGGCTGGCACCCGGCCGCCTGGCGCGTCGCCGGACCCGCCGCGCGCCGTCTGACGAGCCTGCGCCACTGGCGCGACGTCGTCGTCGAGCAGGACCGCGCGGGCACCGACGCCGTCACCCTCGAGGACTCCTTCACCGCCGGACCCCTCGACCCGGACGGGGACCTCGAGACCCGCACGGTCGTCGGGCGACTCGACGCGCTGCTCGTCGCCAGTGCGGTCGCCCCCGCGACCCGCGCCGTCGGTCTGGTGCCGACCGTCTCGGTGACGCACACCGAACCGTTCCACGTCGCCACGGGCCTCCAGACCCTGGACCACGTCTCCGCGGGGCGAGCCGGGTGGCGGATCCAGGTGAGCCCGACGGCCCGCGAGGCCGCGCTCTTCGGCCGCCGCCCCGGCGGCGACGACGCGGCCACGCTGTTCGCCGAGGCACGGGAGGTCGCCGAGGTCGTCTCGCGGCTCTGGGACAGCTGGGACGACGACGCGATCATCCGCGACGTCGCCACCGGTCGTTTCATCGACCGCGACCGCATCCACGGGGCCGCGTTCGTGGGCGAGCACGTCTCGGTGCACGGTGCGTCGATCGTGCCGCGCTCGCCGCAGGGACGGCCGCCGGTGTTCGCGCTCGCGCACCGCGCCGACGCGGCGGCGTTCGCGGCCGACGCGGCGGACGTCGTGCTCGTCACGCCGGGTGGGGCCGGTCCGTCGGGGAGCGCCGGTCCGACGGGTGGGCCCGGTCCGTCGCACGGAGCCGGCCTGGAGGCGCGGGGTGCGCTGGCGCTCGTCCGTGACGCCGAGCAGGCGGCCGGGTCCGACGTCCGCCGTCCGGTCCTCGCGGACCTCGCGGTCCTCGTCGGGGCGTCCGCGTCCGAGGCCGCCGACGCCCTCGCCGCGCTCGACGCGGCCGCGGGCTCGTCGTACGCAGAGGCGTCCGACGCTCCGGTGCTCGCCACCACCGTGCCCGAGCTGGTGTCCCTGGTCGGGGACCTCGCGTCCCTCGGGTACGCCGGCGTCCGGCTCCGGCCGCTCCGCATCCCCGAGGACAGCACCGCCGTCGCCCGCCGACTCGTGCCGGCGCTCGTCGCCGCCGGGTTGCGCGCCGACGTGGCCTCCCGTCCCACCGCCGACCTGCGCACCCGACTCGGCGTCGCGCCCGCGGTCAGCCGGTACGCCCGCACCACCGCCGACCAGGAGGTCCCGGCATGAGCACGAAGCGTCAGGTCCACCTCGCCGCCCACTTCCCGGGCGTCAACAACACCACCGTGTGGAGCGACGACCGCGCGGAGAGCCAGATCGCGTTCTCGTCGTTCGAGCACTTCGCGCGGAACGCCGAGCGGGGGTGCTTCGACTTCCTGTTCCTCGCCGAGGGGCTCCGGCTCCGCGAGCAGAAGGGGCGCATCCACGACCTCGACGTGGTCGGTCGACCGAACACGCTCGCGATCCTCGCGGCGCTCGCCGGCGTGACGTCGCACATCGGCCTGGTCGGGACGCTGCAGACCACGTTCAACGAGCCCGTGGAGCTCGCGGAGCAGCTCGCCACGCTCGACCACCTGACCGACGGGCGCGCCGGCTGGAACGTCGTCACGAGCTCCGACGCCTTCCACGGCGCGAACTTCCGCCGCGGCGGGTTCCTCGACCACGCCGACCGGTACACGCGGGCCGACGAGTTCGTCACCCTGGCGCGCGAGCTGTGGGACTCGTGGGCGCCCGACGCGGTCGTCGCCGACGCCGCGGGCGGGGTGTTCGCCGACCGCTCCCGCATCCGCGACGTCGACCACCACGGGCCGCAGTTCGACGTGCGCGGGACCTTCCCGGTGCCGCGGAGCCCGCAGCGGCACCCGGTCGTCGTGCAGGCGGGGGACTCCGACGAGGGCCGCGACCTCGCCGCCCGACAGGCCGAGGTGGTCTTCTCGCTGCACACCGAGTTCGACGACGCCCGCGCCTTCCGCGCCGACCTCACGGAGCGGCTGGCGCGCGTCGGCCGCTCGGAGGACGAGCTGCTCGTCCTGCCCGGGGCGACGTTCGTCCTCGGCGACACCGCGGCGGACGCCGAGGAGCGGTCCCGCGCGATCCGCCGCGCCCAGGTCAGCCCGGCCACGGCGATCGCCTTCCTCGAGCAGGTGTGGAACCGCGACCTGTCCGGCCACGACGTCGACGGGCCGCTGCCCGACGTCGAGCCCGACGTCGACGCCGAGACGATCACGCGCGGTCGGGTCCGGCACGTCCGCGACCCACGGGCGACCGTGCAGGCGTGGCGCGACCGGGCCGACGCCGAGCACCTGTCGACCCGGGACCTCGTCATCGCGGTCTCGACGCGGGGCGGCTTCGTCGGGACGCCGTCGCACATCGCGTCGGAGATCGACCGGTACGTGCAGGAGCGCGCGTCCGACGGCTTCGTCGTCGTCCCGCACACGAACCCGTACGGCCTCGACGAGTTCGTCGACCGCGTCGTCCCGCTGCTGCAGGAACGCGGCGTGTACCGGCAGGCGTACGACGACGGTGCCACGCTGCGGTCGACGCTCGGGCTGCCCGGCCACGTCCTCGACCGCCAGGAGGTCTCCGCGTGAACGCCGTCCCGCTGTCCGTCCTCGACCTCGTCCCGGTGTCGTCCGGGTCGTCCTCGGCGACGGCCCTGCGCAACACCCTCGACCTCGCCCGGGCCGCCGAACGCGCCGGGTACGCGCGGTACTGGCTCGCCGAGCACCACCTCAACCCCGGGGTCGCCGGCAGCGCGCCGAACGTCGTCATCGGGGCCGTCGCGGCCGTGACCTCCCGGATCCGCGTCGGCAGTGCGGCGACGCTCGTCGGGAACGTCCGCGGGCTGCAGATCGCCGAGACCTTCGGGACCCTGACCGGCCTGTACGGTCCCCGGTTCGACCTCGGGCTCGGGCGCTCCGGAGCGCCGGCACCCGGGACGCCGAAGCCGCCGTCGCTCGCACCGCGGGCCGACGAGGTCGTCGACGGGCTGCTCGTCCCGGCGCCCTTCGACCTCCGGATCGCGCCGGGGTCGAAGTTCGCGCTGCAGGGCGAGCTGCTCGGTCGGGTGCCCGGCGACGTCGAGCGGTTCGACGGCGACCTCGCGCTGGTCCGGGAGCTGTTCGCCGGCACCTGGACCCGCGACGGTGCGGTCGTCGAGGCACCCCCGGCGACCGGTGCCGACGTCGAGCTCTGGATCCACGGGTCGACCGGCGGCGAGAGCGCCCGGGTCGCCGGGTCCCTGGGCCTGCCCTACGGCGCGAACTACCACTCGTCACCCGGGACCGTCCTGGCCTCCGTCGCGGCGTACCGGGCGGCGTTCCGACCCGGCGTGCTCGCGGCGCCGCACGTGATCGTGTCCGCCGACGTGGTCGTCGGTCGCACCACCGAGGAGGCCGACGAGCTCGCCGAGGGCTACGGCCCGTGGGTGCACTCGATCCGCTCGGGCACGGGTGCGATCCCGTACCCGACGCCCGACGCGGCCCGTGCGACGCCGCTCCCGGACGACGCCGCTGCCGCCGTGCGGGACCGTCT
This genomic window contains:
- a CDS encoding LLM class flavin-dependent oxidoreductase yields the protein MSTRPVLVTALQGAGWHPAAWRVAGPAARRLTSLRHWRDVVVEQDRAGTDAVTLEDSFTAGPLDPDGDLETRTVVGRLDALLVASAVAPATRAVGLVPTVSVTHTEPFHVATGLQTLDHVSAGRAGWRIQVSPTAREAALFGRRPGGDDAATLFAEAREVAEVVSRLWDSWDDDAIIRDVATGRFIDRDRIHGAAFVGEHVSVHGASIVPRSPQGRPPVFALAHRADAAAFAADAADVVLVTPGGAGPSGSAGPTGGPGPSHGAGLEARGALALVRDAEQAAGSDVRRPVLADLAVLVGASASEAADALAALDAAAGSSYAEASDAPVLATTVPELVSLVGDLASLGYAGVRLRPLRIPEDSTAVARRLVPALVAAGLRADVASRPTADLRTRLGVAPAVSRYARTTADQEVPA
- a CDS encoding NtaA/DmoA family FMN-dependent monooxygenase (This protein belongs to a clade of FMN-dependent monooxygenases, within a broader family of flavin-dependent oxidoreductases, the luciferase-like monooxygenase (LMM) family, some of whose members use coenzyme F420 rather than FMN.) codes for the protein MSTKRQVHLAAHFPGVNNTTVWSDDRAESQIAFSSFEHFARNAERGCFDFLFLAEGLRLREQKGRIHDLDVVGRPNTLAILAALAGVTSHIGLVGTLQTTFNEPVELAEQLATLDHLTDGRAGWNVVTSSDAFHGANFRRGGFLDHADRYTRADEFVTLARELWDSWAPDAVVADAAGGVFADRSRIRDVDHHGPQFDVRGTFPVPRSPQRHPVVVQAGDSDEGRDLAARQAEVVFSLHTEFDDARAFRADLTERLARVGRSEDELLVLPGATFVLGDTAADAEERSRAIRRAQVSPATAIAFLEQVWNRDLSGHDVDGPLPDVEPDVDAETITRGRVRHVRDPRATVQAWRDRADAEHLSTRDLVIAVSTRGGFVGTPSHIASEIDRYVQERASDGFVVVPHTNPYGLDEFVDRVVPLLQERGVYRQAYDDGATLRSTLGLPGHVLDRQEVSA
- a CDS encoding LLM class flavin-dependent oxidoreductase is translated as MNAVPLSVLDLVPVSSGSSSATALRNTLDLARAAERAGYARYWLAEHHLNPGVAGSAPNVVIGAVAAVTSRIRVGSAATLVGNVRGLQIAETFGTLTGLYGPRFDLGLGRSGAPAPGTPKPPSLAPRADEVVDGLLVPAPFDLRIAPGSKFALQGELLGRVPGDVERFDGDLALVRELFAGTWTRDGAVVEAPPATGADVELWIHGSTGGESARVAGSLGLPYGANYHSSPGTVLASVAAYRAAFRPGVLAAPHVIVSADVVVGRTTEEADELAEGYGPWVHSIRSGTGAIPYPTPDAARATPLPDDAAAAVRDRLATRFVGDAGHVADRLEVLRRVTGADELLVTTITHDHDARARSYELLAAEWARRAAVGEPA